From Mucilaginibacter gotjawali:
TACTTTAAGTACCATCAACAGACAATTCAGAACATTTTCGGACAAGCAATTTGACAACAATAAAAACGCAGGCAAGAAATACCAGGTTGCGCAGCCCTTGTCGACACTTCATTTCGATACACAGCTTGGCGGCAGCACTCTTGGCGATCATGTAACCAGTATGTCAACGTTGCGCACCTTATCCTTTATTGCCGTGCTGATCATCATCATGGCATCCATTAATTTTATCAACCTGTCAACTGCCCAATCGGTAGGCCGGTCGAAAGAGGTGGGCATCCGAAAAGTATTGGGCAGCAGCAGGCCGCAATTAATTATCCAGGTGATCAGCGAAACCGCCATAATTGTTTTAGTGGCTGTCGTACTGGCGCTTATAATAGCCAAAGTAAGCCTCCCTTTTCTCAAAAACATAGCCAGTGTGCCTGATGATATGGGTTTAATCAATACAGGCACCCTGTTATTTTTAGTGGGGATAACCCTTGTCGTTGTTTTATTATCAGGCCTTTATCCGGCTTTAATTGTTTCGGGCTTTAAACCTGTTTTGGCTTTAAAAAATAAGATCACGGCTGCATCGGTTGGCGGTGTTCCATTGCGCAGAGCCCTGGTGGTGTTGCAATTCGGCATATCGCAATTGCTCATCATCGGTACTGTCGTCGCCATAAATCAAATGGACTTTGTCAATAAAGCGGACCTGGGCTTTGATAAAAGCGCGGTTTTAATTATTCCGGGATATACAGACAGTGTAAGCCAGCGTAAAATAGATGGGTTTAAACAGCAGTTATTGCAAAATCCGGCGGTGCTTTCGGCGAGCTTTACTTCTGATGCGCCGTCATCAGATAATAACAGCTCCACCAACTTTTATTTTAACCATTCAAAAAAAGATCCCGGTTTTCACTTATATCTTAAAATTGGAGATGCCGACTATTTTAAAACATTCGGACTTCATTTTATTGCAGGTAAAGGTTTCGAAGCCGCAGACACCATGCGCCAGGTGGTGATTAATGAAACCCTGATGGCAAAACTCGGTATCCGGCATCCGGAGGATGCACTGGGAAAAACCATAAGTTTAGGTAATGCTACCTGGGCATCCATCACAGGCGTGGTTAAGGATTTTAAAACCAACTCTCTTCGCGAAGTGGTAAAACCAACCATCATCTATCCGCAAAAAATATATGAATCAGAAGTAGCCGTCAAGATTCAAACAAAAGACCTTGCCAAAACAGTAGCCTCCGTTCAAAAACTGTGGGAAGATACTTATCCTGAATATGCTTACAATGGCTTTTTCCTGGATGATAACATCGCCAAATTTTATAAACAGGAAAACCAGTTAGCTTTGGTATACAAAATATTCGCTTGCATAGCCATTTTTATTTCCTGCCTGGGATTATATGGACTGGTGTCCTTCATGGCCGTACAACGCACCAAAGAAGTAGGCATCCGCAAGGTATTGGGCGCATCGGTAAGCAGTATCGTTTTTCTTTTTTCAAAAGAGTTTATGGTGTTGATCACCATATCCTTTGTAATAGCTGTACCCGCCGCATGGTACATTATGACGGGCTGGCTGCAAAACTTCGCCTACCGGATAACAATGAACGCCTGGATATTTATAGCTGCAATTGCGGTTTCGGCTGTAATAGCCTGGGTGACTGTTGGCTATAAAGCCGTAAAAGCGGCTTTGGTTAACCCGGTGAGAAGCCTTAAATCGGAGTAGGCAGTTTGCAGCGGGGAGTTTTTGATTACATGGTGACAAAGCGGCAAATTTTAACCACGAACACCAATGAACTAATGAACAACTGAACCAATGAACTAAAACGATGATAAAGAACTACATTAAAACTACGCTGCGCAGCCTGTTAAAGAACAGGAGCTATAGCTTTTTGAATATTGCCGGGCTGGCAATCGGGATTGCATGTGCTTCGCTGATATTTTTGTGGGTACAGGATGAGATAACGTATAACCACAATTACCCCAAACGCGATGTATTGTACAAGGTTTATGAAAATCAAACCTATAATGGCAAAATCAGCACGTTTTTCGGCACACCTGGACCGATGTGGAAGGCGATGA
This genomic window contains:
- a CDS encoding ABC transporter permease, yielding MIKNYFKIAWRNIIRHKSYSAINVAGLSVGIASCLLIFIVIQYELSFDTSQPNYKNIYRIITQEVHKDGINNNPGIAAPAVDAFRLSFPQAKVAGLQSSYGSQVTVPGSSGNPATDKKFIENMGVMFIEPQYFDIFKSSWLAGQPSALKAPNMVVIDKSSAVKYFGDWKNAMGKTLKMDNVLTLKVAGIIEDAPSNSDFPLKVLISYLTWKQHPKDYGYQNTWNSVSSNHQVFMLFPSNVTLSTINRQFRTFSDKQFDNNKNAGKKYQVAQPLSTLHFDTQLGGSTLGDHVTSMSTLRTLSFIAVLIIIMASINFINLSTAQSVGRSKEVGIRKVLGSSRPQLIIQVISETAIIVLVAVVLALIIAKVSLPFLKNIASVPDDMGLINTGTLLFLVGITLVVVLLSGLYPALIVSGFKPVLALKNKITAASVGGVPLRRALVVLQFGISQLLIIGTVVAINQMDFVNKADLGFDKSAVLIIPGYTDSVSQRKIDGFKQQLLQNPAVLSASFTSDAPSSDNNSSTNFYFNHSKKDPGFHLYLKIGDADYFKTFGLHFIAGKGFEAADTMRQVVINETLMAKLGIRHPEDALGKTISLGNATWASITGVVKDFKTNSLREVVKPTIIYPQKIYESEVAVKIQTKDLAKTVASVQKLWEDTYPEYAYNGFFLDDNIAKFYKQENQLALVYKIFACIAIFISCLGLYGLVSFMAVQRTKEVGIRKVLGASVSSIVFLFSKEFMVLITISFVIAVPAAWYIMTGWLQNFAYRITMNAWIFIAAIAVSAVIAWVTVGYKAVKAALVNPVRSLKSE